From the Acetobacter aceti genome, one window contains:
- the uvrB gene encoding excinuclease ABC subunit UvrB, whose translation MATRSRSSLEGNPALLFQPERQPPKEKRFRMEVVSEYEPAGDQPTAIRELSEGVQENLRDQVLLGVTGSGKTFTMAKVIEATQKPTLILAPNKTLAAQLYGEMKQFFPNNAVEYFVSYYDYYQPEAYVPRSDTYIEKDSQINEQIDRMRHAATQALLERNDVIIVASVSCIYGIGSVETYSRMVVRLEVGGEIDRDKLIKGLVELQYRRNDAAFVRGAFRVRGESIDIFPSQNEDRAWRVSLFGDEIDQIIEFDPLTGEKTADLQEVSLYANSHYVTPRPTLNQAIVGIKQELKQQLAKFIEEGKLLEAERLQQRTTFDLEMLETTGVCKGIENYSRYLSGRAAGDPPPTLFEYLPEDALLIVDESHVTVPQIGGMERGDHARKSVLAEFGFRLPSCLDNRPLKFEEWETYRPQTLFVSATPGPWEIERTAGVFSEQVIRPTGLIDPVTEVRPVERQVDDLLAECRETIGKGGRVLVTVLTKRMAEDLTEYLDEAGIKVRYLHSDIDTLERIEIIRDLRLGAFDVLIGINLLREGLDIPECSLVAILDADKEGFLRSKTSLIQTIGRAARNIDGRVLLYADRMTDSLRYAIEETARRREKQSLWNTEHGITPQGVRKQIGTIVGSVFEQDYVTVTPMQGAVADEFVGKNLDQTIAELEKRMRTAAADLEFETAARLRDEVKRLEALQLGLEPPPPTSPRQRPGGSKKNSGPVPLGPGGGGYDPEKKRGRARGRGKAK comes from the coding sequence ATGGCCACTCGCTCCCGATCCTCCCTTGAGGGAAATCCCGCACTCCTGTTCCAGCCTGAGCGCCAGCCTCCGAAGGAGAAACGCTTCCGCATGGAAGTGGTGTCGGAGTATGAGCCTGCGGGCGATCAGCCGACAGCAATCCGTGAACTGTCTGAGGGTGTACAGGAAAATCTGAGAGATCAGGTTCTGCTTGGAGTAACTGGTTCGGGCAAAACCTTCACCATGGCCAAGGTCATCGAGGCCACGCAGAAGCCCACGCTCATTCTTGCGCCTAACAAGACACTTGCTGCCCAGCTCTACGGGGAGATGAAGCAGTTCTTTCCCAACAACGCGGTCGAGTATTTCGTCAGTTACTACGACTATTACCAGCCGGAAGCGTATGTACCGCGGTCTGACACGTACATAGAAAAAGACAGTCAGATCAATGAACAGATCGACCGGATGCGGCACGCGGCTACTCAGGCGCTGCTTGAGCGGAACGATGTCATCATCGTGGCGTCGGTTTCCTGCATCTATGGTATCGGATCGGTTGAAACCTATTCCCGCATGGTGGTGCGTCTGGAGGTCGGGGGTGAAATCGATCGTGACAAACTGATCAAGGGATTGGTGGAGCTCCAATATCGACGCAATGATGCGGCGTTCGTGCGTGGCGCGTTCCGTGTACGCGGAGAGAGCATCGACATCTTTCCGTCCCAGAACGAAGACCGTGCCTGGCGGGTATCCCTGTTTGGCGATGAGATCGATCAGATCATCGAGTTTGACCCGCTGACGGGTGAAAAGACCGCTGATCTTCAGGAAGTCAGTCTCTACGCCAACAGCCACTATGTCACGCCGCGTCCCACGCTCAATCAGGCGATCGTCGGGATCAAGCAGGAGCTGAAACAGCAACTCGCGAAGTTCATTGAGGAAGGCAAATTACTGGAAGCGGAGCGCCTCCAGCAGCGTACGACCTTTGATCTTGAAATGCTGGAAACAACCGGCGTCTGCAAAGGGATCGAGAATTACTCACGCTATCTGTCAGGTCGAGCGGCTGGTGATCCTCCTCCAACGCTGTTTGAATATCTGCCGGAAGACGCCTTGCTGATTGTGGATGAAAGTCACGTCACAGTTCCGCAGATTGGCGGCATGGAGCGGGGAGACCACGCACGAAAATCCGTTCTTGCCGAATTCGGGTTTCGCCTTCCGTCCTGTCTCGACAATCGACCGCTGAAATTTGAAGAATGGGAGACCTATCGTCCCCAGACGCTTTTTGTCAGTGCGACCCCCGGTCCATGGGAGATTGAGAGGACAGCGGGTGTTTTCAGCGAGCAGGTCATTCGGCCAACCGGCCTGATTGATCCCGTAACTGAAGTACGTCCCGTCGAACGGCAGGTGGATGATCTTCTTGCCGAATGTCGGGAGACAATCGGCAAGGGCGGGCGTGTGCTGGTCACGGTGTTGACCAAGCGCATGGCCGAGGATCTGACGGAGTATCTGGATGAGGCAGGCATCAAGGTTCGTTATCTGCATTCCGATATTGATACGCTCGAACGGATCGAGATCATCCGTGACCTGCGTCTTGGTGCGTTCGATGTGCTGATTGGCATCAACCTTCTGCGTGAAGGTCTGGATATCCCCGAGTGCTCGCTCGTTGCGATCCTTGATGCTGACAAGGAAGGTTTTCTGAGATCGAAGACATCTCTGATTCAGACCATTGGCCGTGCTGCCCGTAATATTGATGGTCGCGTGCTGCTGTATGCAGACCGCATGACCGACAGTCTGCGGTACGCCATTGAGGAAACAGCGCGGCGTCGTGAGAAGCAGTCTCTCTGGAATACGGAACATGGCATCACGCCGCAGGGTGTACGCAAGCAGATCGGCACTATTGTCGGTTCCGTGTTCGAGCAGGATTATGTGACCGTCACACCGATGCAGGGTGCTGTGGCCGATGAATTTGTCGGCAAGAATCTCGATCAGACGATTGCCGAGCTTGAGAAAAGGATGAGGACGGCAGCAGCTGATCTTGAGTTCGAGACGGCGGCTCGTCTTCGTGACGAAGTTAAACGGCTTGAAGCCCTGCAGTTGGGTCTCGAACCGCCACCGCCGACATCACCTCGCCAGAGACCGGGAGGGAGTAAGAAAAACAGTGGGCCTGTGCCGCTTGGTCCGGGTGGAGGAGGTTACGATCCTGAGAAGAAACGTGGGCGGGCGAGGGGGCGCGGCAAGGCGAAATGA
- a CDS encoding Rne/Rng family ribonuclease, whose protein sequence is MNKRMLIDATHAEETRVVVMDGNRLEDYDVEAANRKQLKGNIYLAKVIRVEPSLQAAFVEYGGNRHGFLAFSEIHPDYYQIPVADREKLLALQEEDAAEDDLMDEAAASEAEDAEQPEEAAHSEESGEGSSSEQTPDFVGGETDTGEEAMVQKRMARFLRSYKIQEVIRRRQVLLVQVVKEERGNKGAALTTYVSLAGRYCVLMPNALRGGGVSRKITSVTDRKRLKDIIADLQLPRGMAMIVRTAGGQRPRPEVMRDCEYLLHLWDEIREHTLNSVAPALIYEEASLVKRAIRDVYTRDIDEILVDGEPGWRAARDFMRMLMPQSAQRVKLWRKENQPLFSHYQVEGQLDGMLSPTVQLRSGGYLVINQTEALVAIDVNSGRATRERNIEETAVKTNLEAADEVARQLRLRDLAGLIVIDFIDMESRRHNAQVERRLKDALRHDRARIQVGGISHFGLLEMSRQRLRPSVAESAFVPCPHCQGTGIVRGIESSALHVLRAVEDEGGQRRAAEIVVHVAGEIALYILNNKRDWLTAIETRHKMQVIFSADQSLPAPQIRIERRRAQTARFDAPEIAASVEDEGSSSSRAPSPRRDESTPAETRAKVIAISDEPPATSGEARDYPEAQEEERSESDSTGRRRRRRRRRRGPREDGAVDTRNAEGVSSESTGDRPVAGEDPYAENVLSPAAEPNENLVPGRNRTRYSRKTPSSQADTKPMVDQRPVSNRNQSVKTSAPATASGWRGPTPADPFGGSFDIFDIMDQADFEASVETKAPPAPRPAAQRHEQRSVEAEYVADTSVKAVEPDVTVVAEVVQEERPARRRSRGRRGSGASRNTVETAWDGHVEVEAPAEPASAPVPEAEAVAEEKPAPRGRRRTRRNPEADTVAEAPEAVAPEAEPKEEDTPKNDRKPVLVEPKIIDEDTPVAKPRAGWWRR, encoded by the coding sequence GCGGAAGAAACCCGCGTCGTTGTGATGGACGGAAACCGTCTTGAAGATTACGATGTTGAAGCTGCCAATCGCAAGCAGCTCAAAGGCAATATCTATCTTGCCAAGGTCATTCGCGTCGAGCCCAGCCTTCAGGCGGCCTTCGTAGAATACGGCGGAAACCGCCACGGTTTCCTCGCTTTCAGCGAAATCCACCCAGACTACTACCAGATTCCGGTTGCAGACCGTGAAAAGCTCTTGGCTCTTCAGGAAGAAGATGCGGCCGAAGACGACCTGATGGATGAAGCCGCCGCGTCCGAAGCCGAGGATGCAGAGCAACCTGAAGAAGCAGCCCATTCTGAAGAAAGCGGCGAGGGTTCCTCGTCCGAGCAGACTCCTGACTTTGTCGGTGGCGAGACCGACACCGGCGAAGAAGCCATGGTGCAGAAGCGCATGGCCCGCTTCCTGCGCAGCTACAAGATTCAGGAAGTTATCCGCCGCCGTCAGGTTCTGCTTGTACAGGTCGTCAAGGAAGAGCGCGGCAATAAAGGCGCGGCCCTGACCACCTACGTCTCGCTGGCCGGTCGCTACTGTGTGCTGATGCCGAACGCCCTGCGTGGTGGTGGCGTGTCCCGCAAGATTACCTCCGTCACGGATCGCAAGCGTCTGAAAGACATCATCGCGGATCTGCAACTGCCTCGCGGCATGGCCATGATCGTGCGTACGGCCGGTGGTCAGCGCCCCCGCCCTGAAGTGATGCGCGATTGCGAGTATCTGCTGCATCTGTGGGATGAAATCCGCGAACACACCCTCAATTCGGTCGCGCCGGCTCTGATTTACGAGGAGGCCAGCCTCGTCAAACGGGCGATCCGTGACGTCTATACCCGTGATATTGACGAAATTCTTGTCGATGGTGAGCCGGGCTGGCGTGCAGCCCGTGATTTCATGCGGATGCTGATGCCGCAGAGCGCGCAGCGGGTGAAACTGTGGCGCAAGGAAAATCAGCCGCTCTTCAGTCATTATCAGGTCGAAGGCCAGCTTGACGGGATGCTGTCGCCAACGGTGCAGCTCCGTTCCGGTGGTTATCTGGTCATCAACCAGACAGAAGCGCTGGTGGCGATCGACGTGAACTCGGGACGCGCCACACGCGAGCGCAATATTGAGGAAACAGCGGTCAAGACCAACCTTGAGGCCGCTGATGAAGTGGCGCGTCAGCTCCGCCTGCGGGATCTGGCCGGTCTGATCGTCATCGATTTTATCGACATGGAATCCCGGCGTCATAATGCTCAGGTCGAGCGGCGTCTGAAGGACGCCCTGCGCCATGACCGCGCCCGTATTCAGGTGGGAGGTATCTCTCATTTCGGGCTGCTGGAAATGTCCCGCCAGCGTCTGCGCCCTTCCGTCGCTGAATCTGCTTTCGTGCCATGCCCGCACTGTCAGGGCACCGGTATTGTGCGCGGCATCGAGAGCTCGGCTCTCCATGTGCTGCGTGCCGTCGAGGATGAGGGCGGTCAGCGTCGAGCAGCGGAAATTGTCGTGCATGTCGCCGGTGAGATCGCGCTTTATATCCTCAACAACAAGCGCGACTGGCTGACAGCCATCGAGACGCGCCACAAGATGCAGGTCATCTTCTCGGCGGATCAGTCTCTGCCTGCGCCGCAGATCCGGATCGAGCGTCGTCGTGCGCAGACGGCCCGTTTCGATGCGCCTGAAATTGCAGCGTCGGTTGAGGACGAAGGTTCGTCGTCGAGCCGTGCTCCATCACCACGAAGAGATGAATCCACGCCCGCAGAGACACGGGCGAAGGTCATCGCGATCAGTGATGAGCCACCTGCGACGTCGGGTGAAGCACGGGATTATCCTGAGGCGCAGGAAGAAGAGCGGAGCGAAAGCGACAGCACGGGTCGTCGCCGTCGTCGCCGTCGTCGCCGTCGCGGACCAAGAGAAGACGGTGCAGTTGATACGCGTAATGCAGAAGGCGTTTCTTCTGAAAGCACAGGCGATCGTCCCGTTGCCGGGGAAGACCCCTATGCAGAAAACGTGCTTTCGCCTGCTGCGGAACCGAATGAAAATCTGGTTCCGGGCCGTAACCGCACCCGTTATTCCCGCAAGACGCCGTCTTCTCAGGCCGATACAAAGCCGATGGTCGATCAGCGTCCCGTGAGTAACAGGAACCAGTCTGTCAAAACGTCCGCTCCAGCGACGGCGTCAGGCTGGCGTGGTCCGACACCGGCTGACCCGTTTGGCGGAAGTTTCGACATCTTCGACATCATGGATCAGGCTGATTTCGAAGCATCCGTTGAGACCAAGGCGCCTCCGGCACCCAGACCTGCTGCTCAGAGGCATGAGCAGCGTTCTGTTGAAGCTGAGTACGTGGCTGACACGTCAGTGAAGGCGGTTGAGCCTGATGTGACTGTGGTAGCAGAGGTTGTGCAGGAAGAGCGTCCGGCCCGTCGTCGCAGTCGTGGACGTCGGGGTTCAGGTGCTTCCCGCAACACGGTGGAGACAGCATGGGACGGTCATGTTGAAGTGGAGGCTCCAGCAGAACCCGCATCCGCGCCTGTACCTGAAGCGGAAGCAGTCGCAGAGGAAAAACCTGCTCCTCGCGGCCGTCGCCGGACGCGCAGAAACCCGGAAGCGGATACTGTTGCGGAAGCGCCTGAAGCAGTGGCGCCTGAAGCAGAGCCGAAAGAGGAAGACACTCCAAAAAATGATCGGAAGCCGGTTTTGGTCGAGCCGAAAATCATTGATGAAGACACACCAGTGGCCAAGCCACGCGCAGGATGGTGGCGTCGTTAA